The genomic interval CCAGCGCCGTCGCGGCGCCCGCGGCGTCGGGCGCCGTCTCCAGCGCGTCAGTCGTGGTGGGAGAGGCCGAGTCCGGGCTCGGGGGGTGAGGGAGGTCCGGGCTGGTCGTCATCGTCGTCCTTCCGAATGGTGCACAGGTGCTCGGCATAGAGCCCGGCGGCCACGAGCACGAGGCCGCCGACGATCGCCGCGATCACGGCACCCGTCGAGCCTAACGAGGGGGCGACCGGCCGCGTCAGCAGGAACGCCAGCAGCCCGCCGGCGACACCCGCGACGATGCCGCCGACGATGCTCGAGGCCTTCGCGAGCATCGCGACGCGCACGGCGCGGAACGGGTCGAGCGGTCGCGTGTGGGTGCCGACGATGGCGCGGCGGATCGGCAGGGCGAACAGCACGAGGGCGACGCCGAGCAGCACGAGGAGCACCGGCAGCAGCAGCGACGGCGTGAACGTCGGCCGGCCGACCGCGGTGAGCAGCTGGTCGAT from Microbacterium aurum carries:
- a CDS encoding DUF3180 domain-containing protein, with translation MKRTGAGVLIAAVAIGVIVGFGIDQLLTAVGRPTFTPSLLLPVLLVLLGVALVLFALPIRRAIVGTHTRPLDPFRAVRVAMLAKASSIVGGIVAGVAGGLLAFLLTRPVAPSLGSTGAVIAAIVGGLVLVAAGLYAEHLCTIRKDDDDDQPGPPSPPEPGLGLSHHD